In Mycolicibacterium aubagnense, the DNA window GATCCGGTGGTACGCAAGGCCGCAGCCTGGTCATGGCGATTGTTGGCGATCTTCGGTGCAGTGCTCGCCGCGTTGTGGGTGGTCACCAAGCTCGAAGTCATCGTGGTGCCGGTGCTGCTGGCGACCCTGGCCACGGCGTTCCTGTTGCCCGCCGTCGATATGTTGGCCCGGCGCGGACTCCCGCGCGGTGCGGCCGTCGCGGTGATGCTGCTCAGCTCCATCGTGGTGATGGGCGGCATCCTGACGTTCGTCGTCTCCCAGTTCATCGACGGGGCTCCGGCGCTCGTGGACCAGGTCGCCAGAAGCATCGACGGCGCGCGCAAATGGTTGACCGAAGGCCCGATCCTGCATCTGAGCAGCGACCAGATCAACAGCGTCGGCCAAACCGCCATCGACGCCCTGAAGAACAATCAGTCCAGGCTGACCAGCGGGGTGTTCTCCACTGCCGGCGCGCTGACCGAGATCATCACCGGCCTGCTGCTCACTCTCTTCACCCTGATCTTCCTGCTGCACGGCGGGCGCGACATCTACGCCTTCGTTACCAAGATCGTCCCGGCCTCGGTCCGGGACCGCGTGCGGGACGCCGGCCGGGCGGGGTTCGGCTCCCTGATCGGGTACGTCCGCGCGACGTTCGTGGTGGCGATGGTCGACGCCGTCGGCATCGGCACCGGGCTGGCGATCATGGGCGTGCCGCTGGCGCTCCCGCTGGCATCACTGGTGTTCCTGGGCGCGTTCGTGCCGCTGGTCGGTGCCGTGCTGACCGGTTTCGTGGCCGTGGTGGTGGCCCTGATCGCCAAAGGCTGGATCTACGCACTGATCGCGCTCGGCCTGATCATCGCGGTGCAACAACTGGAAGCCCATGTGCTGCAACCGATCGTGATGGGCCGCGCGGTGTCCGTCCACCCGCTCGCCGTCGTGCTGGCCATCGCCGGCGGCGGCGTCACCGCCGGCATCATCGGCGCGCTGATCGCGGTACCCATCGTCGCGTTCCTCAACAGCGCCATCCGGGTGCTGATCGCCACCGATCCGGAGGCGACAGAGGCCGAGCAACTGGTCAAAGCCGGTTCTGTCGCCGCCGCGGCGGTGTCGCCGGGGGGACTGCCGCCTGCTACAGACGGCCCTCCCGGCGCAGCAGATCCTGAGCGCTGACCCCGCCGCCGGTACCGCGACGCTGGGTCTGCTCGGTGTCGATCTTCTCGGTGGCATCCGGCGCATCGGCCGGCTGGGCGCGGAACGCCGTGGTCGGCTCGTTGCCCTCGCCCGGCGCGTCTGACGGGGTCTGAATCTGCGGCCCGGAGGCGCTGATGTTGCCCCGCAGCTGCCCGAGCCACGACTCGATCTCCCGGTTACCGGTGTCGTCCTGGCCTGTGTCGGCCGGCCGGGCGACACCGCCCGGCGCACGGAACGCGGTGGTGGCGGGGTCGGCCTGACGGAACGCGGTGGTTGCCGCGTCGCCGACGGCGGTGGCGGGCGGCGTCGGGTCCCCGTTCTGCGGGGTGACGGCGCGAGTCACGTTCGACACCACGTTGCGGAAGGCGCCCTTGGCGGCGCTGAATCGCGTGGTCGCCGGCTCAGCGGACGGAGCCGACGGCGCGGGCGGGGCCTGCGGAGCCGGTGGTTGCGGGGGAGCGCTCGGCATCCGGTTGGTCGGAGCCTGGCTCGGCGGCTGTGGCTGACCGGGGACGATCCGGGTCGGAACGGCGCGCTGGCCGGCGGCCGGATGCGTCGGATCGTGCGGCGGACGGACCGGGGCACCCGAACCGACGAGGGCGCGCGGGTCTTCGGGGTCGCGGACCGCGGGACGCTTGCGCTCGTCGGGCAGCTCGGTCTCGCCGAGGCCCAGCTTCTGCTGGATGCGCTTCATCCACAGCGGCGCCCACCAGCAGTCGTCGCCGAGCAGCTTCATGACGGCCGGCACCAGGAACATCCGGATGACGGTGGCGTCCAGGAGCAGTGCGATCAGCAGGCCGAAGGCGAGGTACTTCATCACGACGAGGTCGGAGAACGCGAACGCGGCGACGACGACGGCCAGCACCAGTGCGGCACCGGTGATCAGTCGACCTGTGGTCGCGGTACCGATCCGGATGGCCTCGGCGGTGGACATACCGCGTTCGCGGGCCTCCACCATGCGGGACACCAGGAAGACCTCGTAGTCGGTGGACAGACCCCAGATCACCGCGATGATCAGACCGATCATCGGCGCCAACAGGGGCTGTGGCGTGTAGTTCAGCAACCCGGAACCGTGTCCGGCATCGACGAACATCCAGGTCAGGATGCCCATGGTCGAGCCCAGCGTCAGGGCGCTCATCAATGCGGCCTTGATGGGCAGCACCAGCGAACCGAACGCCAGGAACATCAGGATCGTGGTGGTCACCACCAGGAGCACCGACATCAGCGGCAGCTTCTCGAACAGCGTGCTGATGCTGTCCTGTGCCAGTGCCGGGGTGCCACCGACCATCACCGTCAGGCCGTGCGGTGCTTGCAGCGCACGAAGCTCGTTGAGCTTCTGGTCCACGTCATTGGAGTTGACCAGCGCGTTTTGCAGAACGCGTACGGAGGGGTCGGCGGTCTTACCGTCCCGTTCTGACCACATTTTGGACTTGTCGTTCTCGGGCGTGACGAATCCGCTGATCGTTGCGGCGTTCGCCTTGACCTGCGCGATCTGCTGATCGGTGACGGGCTGGCCGTTGTCACTCTTGATCACCAGGGTCAGTGGGTCGGTGCGGAAGCCGGGGAAGGTCTTGTCGAACTCTTCCTGAGCCATGCGCACGGCATTGTCCGGCGGCAGGTACTTCTCGCTGAGGCCGCCGAGCGCCAGCTGGCCGATCGGGATCACCAGCAGGATCATCGCGACGACGATCGGCATGGCGAAGGCCAGCGGTCGCTTCATCACGACGTTGACGAGCCGGCCCCAGAAGCCCTTCTCGACCTCTTCACGGGTCTTGGTCTTCTGGGTCTTCTCGGCGAACCAGTCGATGATCTTGCGCGAGAACGGCCAATTGGCCAGGAACGGCACCTTCAACAGGGTGCGCACGCCCAAGGCGTCGACGTTCGGGCCCAGGATGCCCAGTACCGCCGGCAGCACGGTGTTCGACAGGAACGCGGCCAACAGCACCGACGCGATGATCGCGTAGGTGATGGACCGCAGGAAACCGAGTGGGATCAACAGCAGCGGGAGCGACGACGCGACGATGATCACGGCGGAGAACGCCACAGTGCGGCCCGAGGTCATGACGGATCTTCGAACCGCGGCCTCGACGTCGTAGCCGTCGGCCAGTTCTTCTCGGAACCGGCTCACGATGAACAGGCCGTAGTCGATGGCGATACCGAAGCCCATCATCGTCACGACGGGTTGCGCGAAGAAGTGCACGGGCCCGAATTCCGCGGTGAGACGCAGGATGCCGAGCGCGCCGCCGATGGTCAGACCGCCGATGATGGCCGGCAGGGCGGCTGCGATGGCACCGCCGAACACGAAGAAGAGGACGACGGCGACCAGCGGCACGATGGCGAACTCGGCGCGCTTCTGGTCGGTACCGATCGTGCCGGTCAGTTCGCTGGCCAGCGGTTCCATGCCGGCCAGCTTGATGTTTCCGCCGTTGACCTTGCGCAGGTCAGGCGCGACCGCCTGGTAGTTCTTCAGAATCGAGTCATCGTCGTCACCGGCGATCGGGATGGTGACGAAGGTGTGCTTGAGGTCGGCGGTCTTCATCGCCTGGACTTTGGCGCCGACCGGTGTGGTCGGGTCGACGTTCGGTGCCTTCAACCAACCGACCCACTGCAGGACCTTGTCCTTGTGGTCGCTGACGAAGGAGTCGAGCTCGCCGGCGACCTTCTTCTGCCAGGCCGGGTCGGTGACCTTGCCGTCGTTGGGTGGGGTCAGGATGGCCACCACCAGGCTGTTGCGGTCACGGCCGTACGCCTTGTCGGCCAGCACCGAGGCCTGCACCGACTGGCTTTCCTCGTTGTAATAGCCACTTTGTGTGACATGCTCGCCCAGGCTGGACCCGTATACGGCGCCACCTAGGCACAGTGCGACCATGACTCCGATCACTATGTATCGGAATCGGTACACCGTTCGACCCCACCAGGCGAACACGTCAGCTCCTCACGATTATCTGCATAAAGTCCTGCATAAGTTGTTTGCCATTTTTGGCCGGCGCACACGTCATCTGTAGTTTTTTCCTAAACGCGCGAGCTCAGCAGCGCGGACAACGGCCGGAAGGGCTGCAGCCACGCGCCCTGATCAGGCAGCGAATCCAGGCCGATTCGCGGCAGCGGCTCCCGGAAGACACCAGGGATGTCTTCCAGGTCGACGAAGTCCAAGGTATCCGACGCTAACGCCCAACTGGCATGTTCGCGAAATCCGACCACGGTCGCGGGAGTGCCGTCGTGGGCGATGTCTTCCAGCGGTTGACGGAACGCCTGGCCGTCGGCCGAGGCCACATAGATGCCGGCCAGACCCTCGCTGCGGCGCAGCGCGATGTGCGCCAGCATGTCGCTGTCGACGTCGCTGCCCTCGTCCAGTTTGGGCTTGGCGAACACCGCGAAACCGACGTTGCGCAGTGCCTCGACCCACGGCCGCACGACATCGGCGCTACCAGGGGCGATGTTGGTGAAGACGGTCGCTTCGGGTTCCAGGGACACCGGCGCCTGGTCGGGCCGCCGACTGGCCGCGATCTCGCCGGTACGGGCCAGCAGCCAGCGGCCCAGCGCGTCGAATCGCGGCCGGTGCGCGGCCGTCGGACGGCCGCCGAGGATCGACCCGAGGCCCATGTCCAGGTTCGGCGCGTCCCAGACGAGCAGCACGCGGTGCGGCCGCGGACCCGGCGGCGGGGCCGCCGGGTAGGGCTTGGCCTGTGGGATGGCCTGCGGCACGGCCTGTGGAAAGGCCTCAGTGGTGGTGGTCACCTACAGCCTTTCCCAGATGAGCTCGGTGATGGGGCTGCCCATCCGCATGCCCCGCGCCTCGTATTTGGTGGTGGGCCGCCGCACCGAGATCGGCAGGTCGGCGTCGACTGACGTGCGGCGCAGCGTCGGCTCGGCGTCGCCCACCTCGGCGATCTGCACCGCGTAGTCCGCATGGTCGGTGGCCGCGTGCAGGATGCCGCCGGGCCTCAGGCGGCTGGAGATCAAGGCCACCGTCTCGGACTGCAGCAGCCGGCGCTTGTGATGGCGGGCCTTGGGCCAGGGATCGGGGAAGAACACGCGCACCGCCGTCAGGGTGCCCGGCGCGATCATGTGTTCCAGTACGTCGACGCCGTCGCCGCGGACGAATCTCACATTGGTCAGGCCCGCCCGGTCGACGCCGCCGAGCAGTTGGGCCATGCCCTTGCGGTACACCTCGACGGCGATGACGTCCAGGTGCGGTTCCTCCTGCGCCATGGCCAGCGTCGAGATGCCGGTGCCGCTGCCGATCTCCACCACGACCGGTGCGGTGCGCCCGAACCAGGCGGCGGTGTCGATCAGCGGGGCGGGTTCGCCGTCTTCGGAGCGGGCGACTTTGCCCAGCTCAGGCCAGCGGCGGTCCCAGGTGCTCTGCTGACCGGTCGACAGTGACGAGCGGCG includes these proteins:
- a CDS encoding AI-2E family transporter — protein: MSHAHEAVDPVVRKAAAWSWRLLAIFGAVLAALWVVTKLEVIVVPVLLATLATAFLLPAVDMLARRGLPRGAAVAVMLLSSIVVMGGILTFVVSQFIDGAPALVDQVARSIDGARKWLTEGPILHLSSDQINSVGQTAIDALKNNQSRLTSGVFSTAGALTEIITGLLLTLFTLIFLLHGGRDIYAFVTKIVPASVRDRVRDAGRAGFGSLIGYVRATFVVAMVDAVGIGTGLAIMGVPLALPLASLVFLGAFVPLVGAVLTGFVAVVVALIAKGWIYALIALGLIIAVQQLEAHVLQPIVMGRAVSVHPLAVVLAIAGGGVTAGIIGALIAVPIVAFLNSAIRVLIATDPEATEAEQLVKAGSVAAAAVSPGGLPPATDGPPGAADPER
- a CDS encoding MMPL family transporter, producing MFAWWGRTVYRFRYIVIGVMVALCLGGAVYGSSLGEHVTQSGYYNEESQSVQASVLADKAYGRDRNSLVVAILTPPNDGKVTDPAWQKKVAGELDSFVSDHKDKVLQWVGWLKAPNVDPTTPVGAKVQAMKTADLKHTFVTIPIAGDDDDSILKNYQAVAPDLRKVNGGNIKLAGMEPLASELTGTIGTDQKRAEFAIVPLVAVVLFFVFGGAIAAALPAIIGGLTIGGALGILRLTAEFGPVHFFAQPVVTMMGFGIAIDYGLFIVSRFREELADGYDVEAAVRRSVMTSGRTVAFSAVIIVASSLPLLLIPLGFLRSITYAIIASVLLAAFLSNTVLPAVLGILGPNVDALGVRTLLKVPFLANWPFSRKIIDWFAEKTQKTKTREEVEKGFWGRLVNVVMKRPLAFAMPIVVAMILLVIPIGQLALGGLSEKYLPPDNAVRMAQEEFDKTFPGFRTDPLTLVIKSDNGQPVTDQQIAQVKANAATISGFVTPENDKSKMWSERDGKTADPSVRVLQNALVNSNDVDQKLNELRALQAPHGLTVMVGGTPALAQDSISTLFEKLPLMSVLLVVTTTILMFLAFGSLVLPIKAALMSALTLGSTMGILTWMFVDAGHGSGLLNYTPQPLLAPMIGLIIAVIWGLSTDYEVFLVSRMVEARERGMSTAEAIRIGTATTGRLITGAALVLAVVVAAFAFSDLVVMKYLAFGLLIALLLDATVIRMFLVPAVMKLLGDDCWWAPLWMKRIQQKLGLGETELPDERKRPAVRDPEDPRALVGSGAPVRPPHDPTHPAAGQRAVPTRIVPGQPQPPSQAPTNRMPSAPPQPPAPQAPPAPSAPSAEPATTRFSAAKGAFRNVVSNVTRAVTPQNGDPTPPATAVGDAATTAFRQADPATTAFRAPGGVARPADTGQDDTGNREIESWLGQLRGNISASGPQIQTPSDAPGEGNEPTTAFRAQPADAPDATEKIDTEQTQRRGTGGGVSAQDLLRREGRL
- a CDS encoding NYN domain-containing protein, translating into MPQAKPYPAAPPPGPRPHRVLLVWDAPNLDMGLGSILGGRPTAAHRPRFDALGRWLLARTGEIAASRRPDQAPVSLEPEATVFTNIAPGSADVVRPWVEALRNVGFAVFAKPKLDEGSDVDSDMLAHIALRRSEGLAGIYVASADGQAFRQPLEDIAHDGTPATVVGFREHASWALASDTLDFVDLEDIPGVFREPLPRIGLDSLPDQGAWLQPFRPLSALLSSRV
- the trmB gene encoding tRNA (guanosine(46)-N7)-methyltransferase TrmB; translated protein: MRDDGRMYAQREDDAASSASAAAAESTATPPPQTAAAHQHRRVTSFRSRRSSLSTGQQSTWDRRWPELGKVARSEDGEPAPLIDTAAWFGRTAPVVVEIGSGTGISTLAMAQEEPHLDVIAVEVYRKGMAQLLGGVDRAGLTNVRFVRGDGVDVLEHMIAPGTLTAVRVFFPDPWPKARHHKRRLLQSETVALISSRLRPGGILHAATDHADYAVQIAEVGDAEPTLRRTSVDADLPISVRRPTTKYEARGMRMGSPITELIWERL